In Neospora caninum Liverpool complete genome, chromosome II, the following are encoded in one genomic region:
- a CDS encoding putative serine/threonine protein phosphatase, producing the protein MCDARASPGGPRLLVPFTSTIRLLLALLLLASVSPVSAFRSLLPPLNSNTTGKSSSVVAAPPTLFLSGRDSASCACQRAPAAAASASSHSTRDGEFLLPSILTGGNDAETGALDGKTDAETAAFAPRAYCCADKEEALSRSFEAPNGVAFASIGDIGEANRDQAKCAQTLAALSLALDMKFVNLLGDNVYPHGVVSAYDPLWEEVFEVPFGAPSLEKVAFFPVLGNHDYHLDPYAQIDRCMRLEAAHARSAVPEAKTGDAKAPLEGASATQAILPWAQYVPQKFRFVFNQTARMRGIDGPRWRFPNFWYFTRHVFRNVPRHLSNPFVTGSSISDISLHSSGDDKTDVTVVTVYIDSMVFLLEEGSTSTSVPYKFPRDEVYFRQLDFLENTLKAASQEADWIFIAGHHPVVSDGLSRQGVSTFKTRLLELIAKYKVDTYLSGHEHLLAFFEDPEAKSTYIVSGSGSKRASKGSCSADKCLFAGHEHGFVAHVLGKEELHHAAVSAEGTILFTHTQRRQDRTVPNPKKAKQKGAVYPAIRRVYIGPYEISAVDDLQRLPSYVYFLLGMCAMGCLLVLVFCIRRCVVPFYTRSRRAPFTTCKKRCRSSSECSWFAGDRPRGDHAPPASRRSLPVPLRLVSQRSGEGQPLVYIHGAGLDGDKTQDPGGEGSGGEEKHDPWSSTRQPSDRETAVASQ; encoded by the exons ATGTgtgacgcgcgcgcgagtcCCGGAGGCCCGCGCCTCTTGGTTCCTTTCACCTCTACTATCAGActgctcctcgctcttttgctgctcgcttctgtgtctcccgtctccgcctttcgcTCGCTCCTGCCTCCCCTGAACTCAAACACCACTGGCAAGAGTTCGTCCGTGGTCGCAGCTCCGCCGACGCTGTTCCTCTCTGGTAGGGACTCGGCGAGCTGTGCCTGCCAgcgcgcgcctgccgcggcggcttctgcctcttcgcaCTCAACTCGCGATGGGGAGTTCTTGCTCCCGTCGATTTTAACTGGAGGAAATGACGCCGAGACGGGGGCGCTCGACGGCAAGACAGATGCGGAgactgccgccttcgccccgcggGCCTACTGCTGCGCGGACAAAGAGGAGGCTCTCTCTAGGAGCTTTGAAGCGCCAAACGGCGTCGCATTTGCGTCGATTGGAGATATAGGGGAGGCAAACAGAGATCAAGCGAAG TGCGCCCAAACTTTGGCGGCGCTCAGCCTCGCCCTGGACATGAAATTTGTGAATTTGCTTGGGGACAACGTCTATCCTCATGGAGTGGTCTCCGCGTATGATCCGTTGTGGGAAGAGGTCTTCGAAGTTCCATTCGGCGCTCCGTCCCTTGAAAAA GTTGCGTTCTTCCCGGTGCTTGGCAACCACGACTATCACCTCGACCCTTACGCCCAGATTgatcgctgcatgcgcctcgaaGCCGCGCACGCGAGGAGTGCTGTGCCGGAAGCGAAGACCGGAGATGCGAAGGCTCCGCTGGAGGGAGCGagcgcgacgcaggcgatTCTCCCGTGGGCACAATACGTCCCCCAAAAGTTCCGCTTCGTGTTCAATCAGACAG CACGCATGCGCGGAATCGATGGCCCGCGATGGCGCTTTCCAAACTTCTGGTACTTCACCCGCCATGTGTTCCGCAACGTGCCGAGACACCTCAGCAACCCCTTCGTCACGGGTTCTTCGATCTCAGAcatttctctccactcttcg GGAGACGACAAGACAGATGTGACTGTAGTGACAGTCTACATCGATTCGATGGTGTTTCTCTTAGAAGAAGGATCCACGTCGACCTCTGTCCCGTACAAATTTCCTCGCGACGAGGTGTACTTCAGGCAACTCGATTTTCTCGAAAATACACTCAAAGCAG CGTCGCAAGAGGCAGACTGGATCTTCATTGCAGGCCACCACCCGGTGGTTAGCGACGGGCTGAGTCGACAAGGTGTGTCGACTTTCAAAACGCGGCTGCTAGAACTCATCGCAAAGTACAAAGTCGACACATATCTCTCTGGACACGAGCACTTGCTGGCCTTCTTCGAG GATCCGGAAGCAAAAAGCACGTACATCGTCAGCGGGTCAGGCAGCAAGCGGGCCTCCAAAGGATCCTGTAGTGCAGACAAGTGCTTGTTCGCAGGGCATGAACACGGATTCGTCGCCCACGTCTTGGGCAAAGAAGAATTGCACCACGCGGCCGTGTCCGCCGAGGGGACGATTCTcttcacacacacgcagcggCGGCAAGATCGGACAGTCCCAA ACcccaagaaggcgaagcagaagggTGCAGTGTATCCTGCGATTCGCCGAGTGTATATTGGTCCCTACGAGATTTCCGCAGTCGACGATCTGCAGCGGCTTCCCTCGTACGTGTACTTTTTGCTGGGCATGTGTGCCATGGGTTGCCTTCTGGTTCTGGTGTTTTGCATTCGCCGGTGCGTCGTGCCTTTCTACACACGCAGCCGGAGGGCCCCTTTCACGACCTGTAAGAAGCGGTGTCGATCGTCCTCGGAGTGTTCCTGGTTCGCGGGAGACCGTCCGCGTGGAGATCacgcgccgcccgcctcccgtcgctcgcttcccgttcctctgcgcctcgtgAGTCAGCGGTCTGGCGAGGGCCAGCCGCTCGTTTACATCCATGGCGCGGGGCTTGATGGAGACAAGACACAGGATCCGGGGGGGGAAGGGtcgggcggcgaagagaagcacgACCCGTGGTCTTCCACCCGGCAGCCGAGCGACCGCGAGACGGCTGTCGCCTCTCAGTGA